Proteins found in one Paenibacillus borealis genomic segment:
- the thiD gene encoding bifunctional hydroxymethylpyrimidine kinase/phosphomethylpyrimidine kinase → MTRIRKALTIAGSDSGGGAGIQADLKTFQELGVYGMSALTAVTAQNTLGVQGVYPLSTDAVSAQLNSIGNDLLPDAIKTGMLFSSEIISVVADKVSEYGWQQRLVIDPVMVAKGGSALLLQEAVQALINGLLPLALVVTPNLPEAEILTGMKIKRMADREQAARLLHQMGPQYIVLKGGHGPEGDELVDLFYDGREFQYMTSPRIETRHTHGTGCTFSAAVAAGLALGHSINEAVHTAKAFIQAAIEDSLNIGAGHGPTNHFAYGNRIRSGGQQL, encoded by the coding sequence ATGACCCGTATACGTAAAGCGTTAACGATTGCCGGCTCCGACAGTGGCGGCGGTGCCGGCATTCAGGCTGATCTGAAGACCTTTCAGGAGCTGGGAGTCTATGGAATGTCCGCGCTCACTGCAGTTACGGCACAGAATACCTTAGGGGTTCAAGGTGTTTATCCGCTGAGCACAGACGCTGTTTCTGCGCAGCTGAATTCTATTGGCAATGATTTGCTGCCCGATGCCATTAAGACCGGCATGCTGTTCAGCAGTGAAATTATCAGTGTTGTCGCGGATAAGGTGTCTGAATACGGCTGGCAGCAGCGGCTGGTAATCGACCCGGTAATGGTCGCCAAGGGCGGGTCTGCTCTGCTGCTGCAGGAAGCCGTGCAGGCGCTAATTAACGGACTGCTGCCTCTGGCACTTGTGGTTACCCCCAATCTTCCCGAAGCTGAGATTCTCACCGGGATGAAGATCAAGCGTATGGCAGACAGAGAACAGGCTGCGAGACTCCTGCATCAGATGGGGCCGCAGTACATTGTTCTTAAAGGCGGGCATGGTCCGGAGGGCGATGAGCTTGTAGACCTGTTCTATGACGGCCGGGAATTTCAATATATGACCAGTCCGCGGATCGAGACCAGGCATACCCATGGAACCGGCTGTACTTTCTCGGCGGCGGTGGCGGCAGGCCTTGCGCTCGGCCATTCTATAAATGAAGCGGTTCATACAGCCAAAGCCTTCATTCAGGCAGCCATTGAGGACAGTCTGAACATCGGGGCAGGACATGGGCCGACCAATCATTTTGCTTACGGGAACCGTATCAGATCAGGGGGGCAGCAGCTATGA
- the asd gene encoding aspartate-semialdehyde dehydrogenase — translation MSSKLRAGIVGGTGMVGQRFIALLENHPWFQVTAIAASANSAGKTYEESVKGRWKLSTPMPEAVKSIMVQDASKVEEVSADVDLIFCAVDMKKEEIKALEEAYARTGTPVISNNSAHRWTPDVPMVIPEINPEHLEVIAQQRKRLGTETGFIAVKPNCSIQSYMPTLHALHDFKPSKVVVTTYQAISGAGKTFADWPDMVDNVIPFIGGEEEKSEQEPLRIWGKVTDEGIVKSEQPVITTQCIRVPVADGHLAAVFASFEQKPSKEEILERWSSFQGRPQQLGLPSAPKQFITYFEEENRPQTRLDRDIENGMGISAGRLREDSLYDYKFVSLSHNTVRGAAGGAVLIAELLKAEGYIQPK, via the coding sequence ATGTCAAGTAAGTTGAGAGCGGGTATTGTTGGCGGCACCGGTATGGTGGGCCAGCGTTTCATTGCACTTCTTGAGAATCATCCATGGTTTCAGGTAACAGCTATTGCTGCTAGCGCCAATTCGGCCGGCAAAACGTATGAAGAGTCCGTCAAAGGCAGATGGAAGCTGTCCACACCGATGCCTGAGGCCGTTAAGAGCATCATGGTCCAGGACGCGTCCAAGGTGGAGGAAGTGTCAGCGGATGTGGATCTGATCTTCTGCGCTGTCGATATGAAGAAAGAAGAAATCAAGGCACTGGAAGAAGCCTATGCACGCACCGGCACTCCGGTCATTTCGAACAATTCGGCACACCGCTGGACGCCGGATGTTCCGATGGTGATTCCTGAGATCAACCCTGAGCATCTTGAGGTCATTGCCCAGCAGCGCAAACGTCTGGGAACAGAAACCGGATTTATCGCTGTTAAACCAAACTGTTCTATTCAGAGCTACATGCCTACACTGCATGCACTTCATGATTTCAAGCCTTCGAAGGTTGTCGTGACGACCTATCAGGCGATTTCCGGGGCAGGCAAAACCTTTGCCGACTGGCCGGACATGGTGGATAACGTGATTCCCTTCATCGGCGGCGAAGAAGAGAAGAGCGAGCAGGAGCCGCTGCGGATCTGGGGTAAAGTAACAGACGAGGGTATTGTCAAAAGCGAACAGCCTGTGATCACAACCCAGTGTATTCGTGTGCCTGTCGCTGACGGCCATTTGGCTGCGGTATTCGCCTCCTTTGAGCAGAAGCCTTCGAAGGAAGAAATTCTGGAACGCTGGAGCAGCTTCCAGGGACGTCCACAGCAGCTGGGATTGCCGAGTGCGCCTAAGCAGTTCATCACCTATTTCGAAGAAGAGAACCGTCCGCAGACCCGACTGGACCGTGATATCGAGAATGGCATGGGAATCTCGGCCGGCAGACTCCGTGAAGATTCACTGTATGACTACAAATTCGTCAGCCTGTCCCACAACACTGTACGCGGTGCTGCCGGCGGTGCTGTACTGATCGCTGAGCTGCTGAAGGCTGAAGGTTATATTCAGCCGAAATAA
- a CDS encoding MarR family winged helix-turn-helix transcriptional regulator, with the protein MTDPAQTIEVYHSLLAVARQLRKLAHQSAADLGLTVHQVGILESLRKHPGQSQKEVTERLVFAKSRVSLHIDALVEKELVTRAASAADRRETKLNLTPAGEALCRQYNEDAYSYKMLGAALDHFSGEEVQSLIQMHSQLLEQLTRNQDHLNNTQSW; encoded by the coding sequence ATGACAGATCCGGCGCAGACGATAGAGGTGTATCATTCCTTGCTCGCCGTTGCCCGCCAGCTCCGTAAGCTGGCCCACCAGAGCGCAGCGGATCTCGGATTAACCGTGCATCAGGTCGGCATACTGGAATCACTTCGCAAGCATCCCGGACAATCGCAGAAGGAAGTAACAGAACGCCTGGTGTTTGCCAAGAGCCGTGTAAGCCTGCATATCGATGCTCTGGTCGAGAAGGAGCTGGTAACCCGTGCCGCCTCCGCGGCAGACCGCAGGGAGACGAAGCTGAATCTCACACCGGCAGGCGAAGCGCTGTGCAGACAATATAATGAAGACGCCTACTCTTACAAAATGCTGGGAGCGGCGCTGGACCATTTTTCCGGAGAAGAGGTTCAGTCGCTCATTCAAATGCATTCACAGCTGCTCGAACAGCTGACCCGGAATCAGGATCACTTAAATAACACACAAAGCTGGTGA
- a CDS encoding pseudouridine synthase → MRINKYISETGVYPRRETDRLIAAGRITINGMVCAAGASVEPGDTVAVDGVTLSPDREERVYLALNKPVGITCTAARQVKGNIIDYVGYPSRIFAVGRLDKQSEGLILMTNDGAVVNRMMRSEHGHEKEYRVTVDKQVTGLFLQEMSAGVDILETRTKPCVTRMISDHEFAIILTQGLNLQIRRMCKALGYRVLRLERVRIMHITLSGLARGQWRHLTGDELAELHSRLGG, encoded by the coding sequence ATGAGAATTAATAAATATATAAGTGAGACAGGTGTATATCCGCGCAGAGAGACGGACCGGCTGATTGCAGCGGGACGGATAACCATTAACGGTATGGTATGTGCCGCGGGGGCCAGTGTTGAGCCTGGAGATACGGTGGCCGTTGACGGCGTTACACTCAGTCCGGACCGGGAAGAACGGGTCTATCTGGCTCTTAATAAGCCGGTAGGGATTACCTGCACTGCTGCCCGGCAGGTGAAGGGGAACATCATTGACTATGTCGGTTATCCTTCCCGGATCTTTGCCGTCGGCAGGCTGGATAAACAGTCCGAAGGGCTGATACTCATGACCAATGACGGAGCAGTGGTTAACCGGATGATGCGCTCCGAGCATGGTCATGAGAAGGAGTACAGGGTTACGGTGGACAAGCAGGTAACCGGATTATTTTTGCAGGAGATGTCAGCCGGTGTGGATATTCTGGAGACCCGGACCAAACCTTGCGTCACCCGCATGATCTCGGATCATGAATTTGCGATTATTCTGACTCAAGGGCTGAATTTACAAATCCGCCGGATGTGCAAAGCACTGGGCTACCGTGTGCTCCGGTTAGAGCGTGTACGGATCATGCATATTACGCTCAGCGGACTAGCGCGTGGGCAGTGGAGGCATCTGACCGGGGATGAGCTGGCCGAGCTCCATTCGAGACTAGGAGGATAA
- a CDS encoding ABC transporter substrate-binding protein: protein MTPIRYNRYLYTRSAQPYKLLPYLLLLSVLLVLSGCGANNGPAGSGSSSPSTSSAPAAGAESSKAHKLTIMLDWYPNAVHSFLYAAQSNGYFAEEGLDVEIQMPADSNDALKLVAAGQVDLALSYQPQVLMARGEQIPVKSVAALVRHPLNHLMVSADSGITRPGELSGKQAGYSSIPLYEAMLHTMVKNDGGDPGSLKLIDVGFELIPALSTGRVDGIMGGFINHEQLILEQEGHPVRSFNPVDYGVPDYYELVLVASDQGLQESREYFQKFMNAARKGQQFAAQQPEQALKLLLEHQDTTAPLDEAIEKRSLEILLPLMDAGEQPFGYQDTASWENVRKWLSESGLLAEDIESADAFINL from the coding sequence ATGACTCCGATCCGCTATAACCGTTATCTCTACACCCGTAGTGCTCAACCTTATAAATTACTGCCTTATTTATTGCTCCTGTCTGTTCTTTTGGTTCTATCAGGCTGCGGTGCCAATAACGGACCGGCTGGCTCCGGCTCATCATCACCATCTACATCATCCGCTCCGGCGGCAGGCGCCGAAAGTAGTAAAGCCCATAAGCTGACGATTATGCTCGACTGGTACCCGAACGCTGTTCACTCCTTTTTGTATGCGGCACAGAGTAATGGGTATTTCGCTGAAGAAGGGCTTGATGTTGAGATTCAGATGCCTGCCGACAGCAACGACGCACTGAAGCTCGTGGCTGCCGGACAAGTTGACCTGGCCCTAAGCTACCAGCCGCAGGTGCTGATGGCCCGGGGAGAGCAGATTCCGGTCAAATCCGTTGCTGCTCTGGTGCGGCACCCCCTGAACCATCTCATGGTATCCGCGGACAGTGGAATAACCCGCCCGGGCGAGCTCTCCGGCAAGCAGGCCGGTTACTCTTCCATTCCGCTGTACGAAGCCATGCTGCATACCATGGTCAAAAACGACGGTGGTGATCCCGGCTCCCTGAAGCTGATTGACGTTGGGTTCGAACTTATCCCTGCCCTCTCGACGGGACGCGTGGACGGAATTATGGGCGGCTTCATCAACCATGAACAGCTGATATTAGAACAGGAAGGCCATCCTGTACGTTCGTTTAATCCGGTAGACTACGGGGTTCCTGATTATTATGAGCTGGTGCTGGTCGCAAGTGATCAAGGTCTGCAGGAATCCCGGGAATATTTCCAAAAGTTCATGAATGCTGCGCGCAAGGGCCAGCAATTCGCCGCTCAGCAGCCGGAGCAGGCACTGAAGCTTCTGCTGGAGCATCAGGATACGACGGCACCGCTTGATGAAGCCATCGAGAAGCGCAGCCTGGAGATTCTGCTGCCGCTGATGGATGCCGGCGAACAGCCCTTCGGTTATCAGGATACCGCCTCCTGGGAGAATGTCCGCAAATGGCTGAGTGAGAGCGGTCTGCTGGCAGAGGATATCGAAAGTGCGGATGCTTTTATTAATTTATAG
- a CDS encoding ABC transporter ATP-binding protein — MSRGFGPMGFGGPGHGKLKFDDDEAKPDISKALLLRIVKYFLPYWKQTLLVMIVLCISAVLGLLPPILIQHIIDRALPDKNLQLLVLLVLASLGTTVVSGLLGVVQNYLNSFISQNIVHDMKNQMYRHLQGMPLQFFSGVKQGEVITRMTSDIAGIQGVFNSTIVNFASNLFILTTTAVTLFIMNWKLALLGIVVVPLFIMPTRKMGNVRWKLAKETQEKISEQNQIIQETLSLSGYMLMKLFTKEDTELTNFRTVNAQATRLQIRESMAGRWFMLVLTTFTSIGPMLIYLYGGYLFIQGELTVGAIITFVALLGRLYGPVMQMTNLYVDVNRSVALFERIFDYFDMDPLIVDSPLALPSSAEGQDIVFENVNFAYQPDKPALQGISFTAAAGSLTALVGPSGAGKTTITSLIPRLYELDSGVIRIGGKDIREFTLHSLRSQIGLVTQDTYLFNGTIKENLLYASAGATEAEMIAACEAAYIHDFIMKLPEGYSTVVGNRGIKLSGGEKQRISIARVLLKNPPVIIMDEATSSLDTVSEFYIQQAMHQLLLGKTSIVIAHRLSTIMAADTILVVQDGAIVESGQHDSLLADNGMYRDLYNKQFQEKASAT; from the coding sequence ATGTCCAGAGGTTTCGGTCCAATGGGATTCGGCGGACCCGGGCATGGCAAATTAAAGTTCGATGATGATGAAGCGAAGCCGGATATATCCAAGGCGCTCCTGCTCCGCATCGTGAAATATTTCCTGCCTTACTGGAAGCAGACCCTGCTGGTAATGATTGTGCTCTGCATTTCCGCAGTGCTCGGGCTGCTCCCTCCCATCCTTATTCAGCATATTATTGACCGCGCGCTCCCGGATAAAAATCTGCAGCTGCTGGTTCTGCTCGTCCTTGCCTCACTGGGGACGACTGTAGTGTCCGGCCTGCTGGGAGTAGTGCAGAATTATCTCAACTCTTTTATCTCCCAAAACATTGTCCATGATATGAAGAATCAGATGTACCGCCATCTGCAGGGCATGCCGCTGCAGTTCTTCTCAGGTGTCAAGCAGGGTGAAGTCATCACCCGGATGACCAGTGATATTGCCGGAATACAAGGGGTGTTCAACAGCACTATCGTCAATTTTGCCAGCAACCTGTTCATTCTTACCACTACGGCAGTAACTCTGTTTATCATGAACTGGAAGCTGGCGCTGCTGGGCATCGTGGTCGTCCCCCTGTTCATTATGCCAACCCGCAAAATGGGCAATGTGCGCTGGAAGCTGGCCAAGGAAACCCAGGAGAAAATCTCCGAGCAAAATCAGATCATCCAGGAAACGCTCAGTCTCAGCGGATATATGCTCATGAAGCTGTTCACCAAGGAAGACACCGAGCTGACAAACTTCAGAACCGTTAATGCCCAGGCGACACGCCTGCAGATCAGGGAATCAATGGCCGGCCGCTGGTTTATGCTGGTCCTCACCACCTTCACCAGTATCGGGCCAATGCTGATATATCTGTACGGCGGTTATCTATTTATCCAGGGAGAGCTGACGGTTGGTGCGATTATCACCTTTGTGGCGCTGCTGGGCAGATTATACGGGCCGGTCATGCAAATGACTAATCTGTATGTGGATGTGAACCGTTCGGTGGCGCTGTTTGAACGGATTTTTGACTATTTCGATATGGACCCGCTGATTGTGGATTCACCGCTGGCCCTGCCGAGCAGTGCTGAAGGTCAGGATATCGTCTTCGAAAATGTAAATTTCGCATATCAGCCGGACAAACCGGCCCTGCAGGGGATTTCCTTCACGGCTGCCGCCGGATCATTGACTGCGCTGGTCGGCCCCAGCGGAGCGGGTAAAACAACCATTACCAGCCTCATCCCCAGACTCTATGAACTGGATTCGGGTGTGATCCGCATCGGCGGCAAGGACATCCGTGAATTCACGTTACATTCGCTCCGCTCCCAGATTGGCTTGGTTACCCAGGACACATACCTGTTCAACGGGACAATTAAAGAGAATCTGCTCTATGCAAGCGCCGGTGCCACCGAAGCTGAGATGATTGCCGCCTGCGAAGCAGCCTATATCCATGATTTCATTATGAAGCTGCCTGAAGGCTACAGCACAGTAGTCGGTAACCGGGGGATCAAGCTCTCCGGTGGAGAGAAGCAGCGGATCTCGATCGCCCGCGTGCTGCTTAAGAATCCGCCGGTTATCATCATGGATGAAGCCACTTCGTCATTGGATACGGTATCGGAATTCTATATCCAGCAAGCGATGCATCAGCTGCTGCTGGGCAAGACCAGCATCGTTATCGCCCACAGGCTATCCACTATAATGGCTGCCGACACTATTCTCGTCGTTCAGGACGGCGCTATCGTAGAGTCAGGACAACATGATTCACTTCTGGCGGACAACGGGATGTACAGGGATTTGTATAATAAGCAGTTTCAGGAGAAAGCATCCGCAACCTGA
- a CDS encoding ABC transporter permease — MTTVFYRGLLREYGPATLLVVVILAAWETVSRLGLIPPFILPAPTAIWNALMEDRRLLFGVHLPATLLEVLTGFALSVFCGSLLGTGMHLFRPLATALYPLLIISQTIPLVALSPLFIMWFGYTLWSKVAVVFLTAFFPVVVGTYDGLGKNTEQYRELLLTLGANRWQILRKAAVPLALPSFFSGLKLSVVYCVIGATIGEWLGGSRGLGYFSRRMAGNLQSAEMFAAVVLLSVLGITLFLCIAMLEKLFLKKRGRYS, encoded by the coding sequence ATGACAACCGTCTTCTATAGGGGCTTGCTGCGGGAATACGGACCAGCCACCCTGCTTGTAGTGGTGATCCTGGCGGCCTGGGAAACCGTATCCCGGCTGGGGCTGATCCCCCCGTTCATCCTGCCGGCTCCCACTGCCATCTGGAACGCTCTGATGGAAGACAGGCGTTTACTCTTCGGCGTCCACCTGCCCGCAACACTGCTTGAGGTACTCACAGGCTTCGCTCTGTCCGTCTTCTGCGGAAGCCTGCTGGGAACAGGCATGCATCTGTTCAGGCCGCTGGCCACAGCGCTGTATCCGCTGCTGATCATCAGCCAGACAATTCCGCTGGTTGCGCTCTCTCCCCTGTTTATCATGTGGTTCGGCTACACCCTGTGGAGCAAGGTTGCCGTAGTGTTCCTGACCGCCTTCTTCCCGGTAGTTGTCGGCACCTATGACGGGCTGGGCAAGAATACCGAGCAGTACCGCGAGCTGCTGCTGACGCTTGGCGCGAACCGCTGGCAGATTCTCCGCAAGGCTGCTGTTCCGCTGGCCCTGCCGTCCTTTTTCTCCGGACTGAAGCTGTCGGTTGTGTACTGTGTCATTGGCGCTACCATCGGTGAATGGCTTGGAGGCAGCCGGGGGCTGGGTTACTTCAGCCGGAGAATGGCCGGCAATCTGCAGAGTGCCGAGATGTTTGCCGCTGTTGTGCTGCTGTCCGTACTGGGTATCACACTATTCCTTTGTATTGCCATGCTGGAGAAGTTATTTCTGAAGAAAAGAGGACGCTATTCATGA
- a CDS encoding ABC transporter ATP-binding protein: MLHQPMINITNLTYSFAAAPKAPVFSGISMKVRRGEFISVVGASGCGKSTLFKIIAGLLEPGSGEVALHGLPSYSASQRLGHVGYMPQQDLLLPWRTVLDNCLLPWELKRGCSKEEAVIQIRTMLQQFGLGETGAAYPHELSGGMRQRVALLRTIASGNELLLLDEPFGALDAITKRDLHRWLLELWSGLDKTVLFITHDLEEALLLSDRIYLMTGGAGGGMQEFITGLPRPRHHSLNYEPQFTALRKDLELKLYDNRLL; the protein is encoded by the coding sequence TTGCTTCACCAACCAATGATCAACATTACCAATCTGACCTATTCCTTCGCAGCTGCGCCAAAGGCTCCTGTCTTCTCCGGAATCTCGATGAAGGTCCGCCGCGGGGAGTTCATCTCAGTCGTGGGTGCCAGCGGCTGCGGCAAAAGCACGCTGTTCAAGATTATCGCCGGCCTGCTGGAACCCGGCAGCGGCGAGGTTGCACTGCACGGGCTACCCTCATATTCCGCATCACAGCGGCTCGGTCATGTCGGCTATATGCCGCAGCAGGATCTCCTGCTGCCCTGGAGAACCGTGCTGGACAATTGCCTGCTGCCCTGGGAACTGAAGCGGGGCTGCTCCAAAGAGGAAGCTGTTATTCAAATCCGCACCATGCTGCAGCAGTTCGGCCTTGGTGAGACCGGGGCAGCGTATCCGCATGAGCTGTCGGGCGGCATGCGCCAGCGGGTAGCATTACTCCGCACAATTGCCTCCGGGAATGAGCTGCTCTTGCTGGACGAGCCGTTCGGAGCACTGGACGCCATCACCAAACGGGACCTGCACCGCTGGCTGCTGGAATTATGGTCGGGACTGGACAAGACTGTACTATTCATCACCCATGACCTTGAGGAAGCGCTTCTGCTCAGTGACCGCATCTATCTGATGACCGGCGGTGCCGGGGGCGGCATGCAGGAATTCATTACCGGTCTTCCCCGTCCCAGACATCACAGTCTGAACTATGAACCGCAGTTTACGGCCCTGCGGAAGGATTTGGAGCTGAAGCTGTATGACAACCGTCTTCTATAG
- a CDS encoding DUF3934 family protein, with protein sequence MVAKSKGGGTGRGTGSKGWTRWNKTAKPVKPAKSGPPGSQGSKGAGAAKGSSGNKTGGSK encoded by the coding sequence ATTGTGGCAAAAAGTAAAGGCGGCGGCACAGGCAGAGGAACAGGGAGCAAGGGCTGGACCCGCTGGAATAAGACGGCGAAACCCGTGAAGCCGGCCAAAAGCGGACCTCCCGGAAGCCAGGGAAGCAAGGGCGCAGGCGCAGCTAAGGGCAGCAGCGGAAACAAAACCGGAGGCAGTAAATAA
- the thiE gene encoding thiamine phosphate synthase: protein MKRINSVDMRKLLKVYFIMGSVNCRLSPAETLSAAADGGITLFQFREKGPGALTGAALLELGQQLRAICRAHRIPFIVNDDLELAVALDADGVHAGQDDLPARTIRQRLGEHKIIGVSAHNLAEAQQAIADGADYLGIGPVYPTSSKDDAEAVQGTAVIEELRRSGLNIPLVGIGGITLDNALPVLRAGADGISVISAIAGAEDIRETARKFGWIND, encoded by the coding sequence ATGAAGCGGATTAACAGTGTGGATATGCGCAAGCTCCTGAAGGTATATTTCATTATGGGCAGCGTGAACTGCCGCCTCTCTCCAGCCGAAACCTTATCTGCGGCGGCAGACGGGGGAATCACCTTATTTCAGTTCCGTGAAAAGGGTCCCGGTGCTCTGACCGGCGCCGCTCTGCTTGAGCTTGGACAGCAGCTCCGGGCAATCTGCCGGGCCCATCGTATCCCATTCATCGTCAATGACGATCTGGAGCTGGCGGTTGCCCTAGATGCAGACGGGGTCCATGCCGGCCAGGATGATCTGCCGGCCCGGACGATCCGCCAGCGGCTCGGCGAGCATAAGATTATCGGCGTTTCCGCCCATAATCTCGCAGAAGCTCAGCAGGCTATTGCTGACGGAGCCGATTATCTTGGGATCGGTCCGGTATACCCCACCTCCTCCAAGGACGATGCCGAAGCCGTTCAAGGAACAGCTGTCATAGAAGAGCTTCGCCGCAGCGGTCTTAATATTCCCCTGGTAGGGATCGGTGGAATAACCCTGGATAACGCCCTGCCGGTGCTCCGGGCTGGAGCAGACGGAATCTCCGTAATCTCGGCTATTGCCGGAGCGGAGGATATCCGGGAGACCGCGAGGAAGTTCGGCTGGATTAATGATTAA
- a CDS encoding TetR/AcrR family transcriptional regulator — protein sequence MKKIETEVEPVTSAAPKNTENRDNAAKEPADPYVQRILEAARQLFTESGLEAVSMYGIAKRAGIGQGSLYRRFTDKGEICSALLLDSTEQFLSGMEHQLAASAGETAALAHLQSSIEQVVGFVEQYAELLNMIKSEFTGKKQLTQFEHPFFQRLGIVMTELLHRASANGEIIGIDPRFAATALISILSPDLYLYEQKRNGSTKEEISRGIVVLFITGLSKR from the coding sequence ATGAAAAAAATAGAAACGGAAGTTGAGCCTGTAACATCAGCAGCTCCAAAGAACACAGAGAACAGAGACAATGCTGCAAAGGAACCCGCCGACCCTTATGTGCAGCGGATTCTCGAAGCCGCCCGCCAGCTGTTCACCGAGAGCGGTCTGGAGGCCGTCAGCATGTACGGCATTGCCAAACGGGCAGGCATAGGACAGGGCTCGCTGTATCGCCGCTTCACCGATAAGGGCGAAATCTGCTCCGCGCTGCTGCTGGACAGCACTGAGCAGTTTCTGTCCGGGATGGAGCATCAGCTTGCTGCCAGCGCCGGTGAAACGGCTGCCCTGGCTCATCTGCAGAGCAGCATTGAGCAGGTCGTTGGTTTCGTTGAGCAATATGCGGAGCTCCTGAATATGATCAAATCCGAATTCACCGGCAAGAAGCAGCTTACCCAGTTCGAACATCCTTTTTTCCAGCGGCTCGGAATTGTTATGACTGAACTTCTGCACCGCGCGTCCGCCAACGGAGAGATTATCGGGATTGATCCCCGCTTCGCAGCCACTGCGCTGATCTCTATCCTTAGTCCCGATCTTTACCTGTATGAACAGAAACGGAACGGCTCTACTAAGGAGGAAATCTCCCGGGGAATTGTTGTATTGTTCATAACCGGCCTCTCTAAGCGATGA
- the thiM gene encoding hydroxyethylthiazole kinase yields MLSKLSGGIIMSFLSKVRQANPLVHNITNIVVANFTANGLLALGASPFMADAPEEVEDVAAMSGAVVLNIGTLNEAAIASMVKAGQAANRHGVPLVLDPVGAGATPYRTEVTAKLLGELQLTALRGNVAEVANVAGESWASKGVDAGAGEGDVITLANKAARKLNCVVIITGKEDIISNGTRTYIASNGHSILTKVTGTGCLLSAVVGAFLAVSSGHMLEAAAEALSFYGVAAEIAADAAEGQGPGSFQVEFLNQLTLVTPDIYSSRSRLQLLEP; encoded by the coding sequence ATGCTATCAAAACTTTCAGGAGGAATAATCATGTCTTTTCTATCCAAGGTACGGCAGGCAAATCCGCTCGTACATAACATTACCAACATTGTAGTGGCTAATTTCACCGCTAATGGACTGCTGGCGCTGGGGGCTTCCCCGTTCATGGCGGATGCGCCCGAAGAAGTGGAGGATGTTGCTGCAATGTCCGGGGCGGTCGTGCTGAACATCGGCACACTGAATGAAGCGGCCATCGCTTCAATGGTGAAGGCCGGACAAGCCGCGAACCGGCATGGCGTCCCGCTTGTACTTGATCCCGTTGGAGCAGGCGCTACACCGTACCGCACCGAGGTTACCGCGAAGCTGCTGGGAGAGCTGCAGCTGACCGCTCTGCGCGGCAATGTGGCCGAGGTTGCCAATGTCGCCGGAGAGAGCTGGGCGAGCAAAGGCGTCGATGCCGGAGCAGGCGAAGGTGATGTGATCACCTTGGCGAACAAGGCAGCGCGGAAGCTGAACTGTGTGGTGATCATCACAGGTAAGGAGGATATCATTAGCAACGGCACCCGCACTTACATCGCCAGCAACGGCCACTCCATTCTGACCAAAGTGACAGGAACCGGCTGTCTGCTCAGTGCCGTAGTTGGCGCATTTCTTGCTGTTAGCAGCGGACACATGCTTGAGGCAGCTGCCGAAGCCCTCTCGTTCTATGGTGTGGCAGCCGAGATTGCAGCTGATGCCGCAGAAGGACAAGGACCCGGCAGCTTCCAGGTGGAGTTCCTGAATCAATTAACCCTGGTGACCCCTGACATCTACAGCAGCCGGTCACGCTTACAGCTGCTTGAACCATAA